The Terrirubrum flagellatum nucleotide sequence GACGCGCGAGTGGACCCGCATGACGATGGGCAAGCGATCGGATGGAACCGAACGAAGCGGCCCGGCGGCCTCATTCGCAAATCAAAAACTCACTGCGCCGCAAGCGTTTCCGCAAATCTGACAGCGCGCCCCTGAGATGGCGTCGCGATTTCGGCCTCCCACATCACGCGCCTGCCGCGAATCACGGTTCCGACCGGCCAACCCGTCACCGTCACGCCGTCATAGGGCGTCCAGCCGCAGCGCGAGCCGATCCATTCATTGCGAATGGTCTCGCGGCGCTTCAGATCGACGATCGTCACGTCAGCGTCATAGCCGACCGCGAGCCGGCCCTTGCGCGCGATGTTGAACAGGCGCTGCGGACCGGCGCTCGTCATGTCGACGAAGCGCTCCAGCGTGAGCCTGCCTGCATTCACATGATCGAGCATGATGGGCACGAGCGTCTGCACGCCGGTCATGCCGGAATGGGTGTCGGGATAGGAATGCTCCTTCTCCTCGCGCGCATGCGGCGCGTGATCGGAGCCGAGGATATCGGCCACGCCCTGGCGCAGTCCCTCCCATATCCCTGCGCGATGCGCTTCATCGCGCACCGGCGGGTTCATCTGGGCGTAGGCGCCGAGCCGCTGATAGCAATCGGGCGCAACAAGCGTGAGATGATGCGGCGTCACCTCGCAGGAGGAGACATCCTTGTGATGAGCGAGAAATCTCATCTCGTCGGCGGTGGAGATATGCAGCACATGGATGCGCGCGCCGGTCTCGCGCGCGATGCGCACGAGCCGTTCGGTGCAGCGCATCGCCACCTCGGGCGAACGCCAGACGGGATGGGAGGAGGGATCGCCTTTCACTCTGAGATGCGCGCGCTCGCGCAGCATCTGCTCATCCTCGGAATGGAACGCGGCGCGTCGCCTCACCTGCGACAGGATCGCGCGCACGCCTGGATCATCCTCGACCAGCAGCGTGCCTGTCGAAGAGCCCATGAACACCTTGATGCCCGCCGCGCCCGGCAGCCGCTCGAGATCGCGCAATTCGCCGACATTCTCATGGGTGCCGCCGACCCAGAAGGCGAAGTCGCAATGCATGCGGTTCGTGGCGCGCGCGATCTTGCCGGCGAGCGTGTCCGCCGATGTCGTGAGCGGATTGGTGTTCGGCATCTCGAACACGGCGGTGACGCCGCCGAGCACCGCCGCGCGCGATCCCGTTTCAAGGTCCTCCTTGTGGGTCAGGCCGGGCTCGCGGAAATGGACCTGCGTGTCCATCACGCCGGGCAAGAGGTGCAGGCCCTTGCAGTCGATGCGCTCGCCAGCGGAGGCCTGTGAGAGATCGCCGATATAGGCGATGCGGTCGCCCTCGATGCCGATGTCGGAGAGGTGGCGGCCGTCCTGATTGACCACGGTTCCGCCGGAGAGAATGAGATCGTAGGTCTGAGGCATGGGACGGCCCGGGCTTGTGAGGCGGATGACGGGCGAATACGTACCGACTGTCCGTCCCGCAAGTCAGAAGCGCGCGCCATGCCCACCGCCTATCTCTCCGACCGTGGCGTCGTGCGCGTTTCCGGCGCCGAAGCGCGGGACTGGCTCAACAATCTCGTCACCTGCGATGTCGCGGGCGTGAAGCCGGGCCTTGGCCGCTTGGGCGCTCTGCTCACGCCGCAGGGCAAGATTCTCGTCGATTTCCTGCTGACGGAGAGCGCCGACGGCGATTTCCTGATCGACGCGCCGCGCGCGCTCATCGCTGATTTCTTCAAGCGGCTCACGATGTACCGCCTGCGCGCCAAGATCGCGATCGACGATCTCTCGGGATCGCATGGCGTCATCGCCGCGTGGGGAGAGAGCCACGTTGACGATGGCGTCCGCTTTGCCGATCCGCGCGCGGCGGAGCTCGGCCT carries:
- a CDS encoding dihydroorotase, producing the protein MPQTYDLILSGGTVVNQDGRHLSDIGIEGDRIAYIGDLSQASAGERIDCKGLHLLPGVMDTQVHFREPGLTHKEDLETGSRAAVLGGVTAVFEMPNTNPLTTSADTLAGKIARATNRMHCDFAFWVGGTHENVGELRDLERLPGAAGIKVFMGSSTGTLLVEDDPGVRAILSQVRRRAAFHSEDEQMLRERAHLRVKGDPSSHPVWRSPEVAMRCTERLVRIARETGARIHVLHISTADEMRFLAHHKDVSSCEVTPHHLTLVAPDCYQRLGAYAQMNPPVRDEAHRAGIWEGLRQGVADILGSDHAPHAREEKEHSYPDTHSGMTGVQTLVPIMLDHVNAGRLTLERFVDMTSAGPQRLFNIARKGRLAVGYDADVTIVDLKRRETIRNEWIGSRCGWTPYDGVTVTGWPVGTVIRGRRVMWEAEIATPSQGRAVRFAETLAAQ